The nucleotide window TGAGAAGAGTTTCTGTAGTCAACTTCGGTACCTTCTATAAAAACACTGCCAGAAGTAGGCTGGTCAAGGCAGCCAATAATGTTAAGTAGAGTAGACTTGCCGGACCCGGAAGCGCCCATAAAGGAAACAAATTCCCCTTCTTCAATTTGCACATTTACTTCCCTGAGAGCCTCTACACGCATTCCGGAATCAAAAGTATAAAACTTTGACAGGTCTCTGGTTTCAACAATATTCATCTATTATCCCTTTCCTACAAGACATTAGCTACTCATCTTTTCAGAGGATTCGGACTCTTTAAACTTAAGCACAAGTATCGCATTTGTTGCCAGAAGATAATCTCCTTTGTCCTGAATGCTAGCAAAATTCTCAGCCGGTTCTAGATAATCTGCTACCGGCTTCTCATCCAGAGCGACCTGGACAGTCTCATTTGTCTGGTAAATATTCTCCCAGCTTTTACCACTTCCGAACAGAAGCTGGATAATATCTCCAAGGACCGGAATACTACTGGTTTTCTCATTAAAAAAAAGCTTATTCCTGGCTTCTCTGCCCGAGCTGTATCCTCCTGAAGGCGAAACAGTTGTCAAGCGTGCATCCGTAACATTATCGAGGTTAATATCACCTTTAAAATAAGTAGTTGTTGTTGCCACTTCCGGAGTAATTCCGTAATCAGCATATAGCATATCACAACCTTCACCAATCCAGTACTCGATAATCGGTAATTTCGGGTTCTCGTATACGAGGAGAAGCCCGATACCCTGTACGCAAAAGGTACTTCCGTTTTTGTCCGTATTTACCATTGA belongs to Methanosarcina barkeri 3 and includes:
- a CDS encoding DUF3344 domain-containing protein, yielding MNLKPVAILLNLLLLTIPASASYAGDKPLQTVIHDEHHGGLDFSLGDSKYSGELTYNKSYMVNFSVNPPAGSSIKVAKAYVYWVWSKKDLEGTYPQFNASLTSSGTAVPLPEGHMYTDTKGFVSRYDYFSGMNTCDLSGKISKPGSYSISMVNTDKNGSTFCVQGIGLLLVYENPKLPIIEYWIGEGCDMLYADYGITPEVATTTTYFKGDINLDNVTDARLTTVSPSGGYSSGREARNKLFFNEKTSSIPVLGDIIQLLFGSGKSWENIYQTNETVQVALDEKPVADYLEPAENFASIQDKGDYLLATNAILVLKFKESESSEKMSS